The following are encoded in a window of Sphaerisporangium siamense genomic DNA:
- a CDS encoding DUF349 domain-containing protein — translation MSTDPWGRVDDDGTVYVRTAEGERAVGSWQAGEPEEALAYFHRKYDELATQVELLEQRVRGTDLPPAQAEATIVKLRDSIAEAHAVGDLAALSSRLEALTDLVGKRREEVRAARDQARAQSREVKERIVAEAERIAEDTTHWKSGGERLRQLVDEWKAAERIDRVTEAALWKRLSAARTAFAKRRKSYFAGLDEQRESVRSTKERIVAEAEELATSTDWGETASAYRDLMRRWKAAGRASREAEDELWGRFKAAQDQFFHARSEVFAERDASLRENAEAKERILTEAERILPVTDARAARAALRGVLERWEAVGPVPRELRDRLEGGLRRIDEAVRKAEEAEWKRSNPEARARAQNTVDQLRRSIEQLESRLGKARTAGKDKDVKEAEEAIAARRSWLEEAERTLAEFSS, via the coding sequence GTGAGCACCGACCCGTGGGGCCGGGTAGACGACGACGGCACCGTCTACGTTCGTACGGCTGAGGGAGAACGGGCCGTCGGGTCCTGGCAGGCCGGTGAGCCCGAAGAGGCGCTGGCCTACTTCCATCGCAAGTACGACGAGCTGGCGACCCAGGTGGAGCTGCTGGAACAGCGCGTGCGCGGCACCGACCTGCCCCCGGCGCAAGCCGAGGCCACGATCGTCAAGCTGCGCGACTCCATCGCCGAGGCCCACGCCGTCGGCGACCTCGCGGCGCTCTCCTCGCGCCTGGAGGCGCTGACCGACCTGGTCGGCAAGCGCCGCGAAGAGGTACGAGCCGCCCGGGACCAGGCGCGGGCCCAGTCCCGCGAGGTCAAGGAACGCATCGTCGCCGAGGCCGAGCGCATCGCCGAGGACACCACCCACTGGAAGTCCGGTGGCGAACGCCTGCGCCAGCTCGTCGACGAATGGAAGGCGGCCGAGCGCATCGACCGGGTCACCGAGGCGGCCCTGTGGAAGCGTCTGTCGGCGGCCAGGACGGCCTTCGCCAAGCGGCGCAAGTCCTACTTCGCCGGCCTGGACGAACAACGCGAGTCCGTGCGCAGCACCAAGGAGCGCATCGTCGCCGAAGCCGAGGAACTCGCCACCTCCACCGACTGGGGAGAGACGGCCTCGGCCTACCGCGACCTGATGCGCCGCTGGAAGGCCGCCGGACGCGCCTCACGCGAGGCGGAGGACGAGTTGTGGGGCCGGTTCAAGGCCGCCCAGGACCAGTTCTTCCACGCGCGCTCGGAGGTGTTCGCCGAGCGCGACGCATCCCTGCGGGAGAACGCCGAGGCCAAGGAGCGCATCCTCACCGAGGCCGAGCGCATCCTGCCGGTCACCGACGCCCGCGCCGCCCGCGCCGCCCTGCGGGGCGTCCTGGAGCGCTGGGAGGCCGTCGGGCCGGTGCCGCGGGAACTGAGGGACCGGCTCGAAGGCGGGCTGCGCCGCATCGACGAGGCCGTCCGCAAGGCCGAGGAGGCCGAGTGGAAGCGGTCCAACCCCGAGGCGCGCGCCCGCGCCCAGAACACCGTGGACCAGCTGCGCCGCTCCATCGAGCAGCTTGAGAGCCGCCTCGGCAAGGCCAGGACCGCGGGCAAGGACAAGGACGTCAAGGAGGCCGAGGAGGCCATCGCCGCCCGGCGCTCCTGGCTGGAAGAGGCCGAGCGCACGCTCGCCGAATTCTCCTCCTGA
- a CDS encoding peptidylprolyl isomerase — protein sequence MTTGKDRQKQLAREHYERQTQRRAERQARQKRVAIIGTSLGVLVVVGGIFAAVALVGGGDSKTEAATTPSASAPPSEGPSPKPYDAATGTCDYVADSSGGPAKNVGMPPAKADTSLETMTLQTNHGDIVIDLATDKAPCTANSFAFLAKQKYFDGSKCHRMGEASFPMIQCGDPLAKADGKSATDGQGGPGYRFTDENLTGAQYKRGVAAMANSGPGTNGSQFFIIFGDLQLPPNYTPFGTVTKGLDILDDVSKKGVLPGGMGDGTGAPKDPVEIKHVTISGKS from the coding sequence GTGACGACCGGCAAGGACCGTCAGAAGCAGCTGGCACGGGAGCACTACGAGCGGCAGACGCAGCGGCGCGCCGAGCGGCAGGCCCGGCAGAAGCGCGTCGCGATCATCGGCACGAGCCTAGGCGTGCTCGTCGTCGTGGGCGGCATCTTCGCGGCCGTAGCGCTGGTCGGAGGTGGCGATTCGAAGACCGAGGCCGCGACGACCCCGTCCGCGTCGGCTCCACCCTCCGAGGGGCCGAGCCCCAAGCCGTACGACGCGGCGACCGGCACGTGCGACTACGTCGCCGACAGCTCCGGAGGGCCGGCCAAGAACGTCGGCATGCCGCCGGCCAAGGCGGACACCTCCCTTGAGACGATGACGCTGCAGACCAACCACGGCGACATCGTGATCGACCTGGCCACCGACAAGGCCCCCTGCACGGCCAACTCCTTCGCGTTCCTGGCCAAGCAGAAGTACTTCGACGGGTCCAAGTGCCACCGCATGGGCGAGGCGTCGTTCCCGATGATCCAGTGCGGCGACCCGCTGGCCAAGGCGGACGGCAAGAGCGCCACCGACGGCCAGGGCGGCCCCGGCTACCGGTTCACCGACGAGAACCTCACCGGCGCCCAGTACAAGCGCGGCGTGGCGGCGATGGCCAACAGCGGCCCCGGCACCAACGGGAGCCAGTTCTTCATCATCTTCGGGGACCTCCAGCTGCCCCCGAACTACACACCGTTCGGTACCGTCACAAAGGGACTGGACATCCTGGACGATGTGAGCAAGAAGGGCGTCCTGCCGGGGGGGATGGGCGACGGCACGGGTGCTCCCAAGGACCCGGTCGAAATCAAACACGTGACAATCTCTGGCAAGAGCTGA
- a CDS encoding MBL fold metallo-hydrolase, with the protein MLIDGFPAGSLQANCYVAAPAPGEECVIVDPGQDAMAGVDALVREHRLKPVAVLLTHGHLDHVWSVAPVCGARDVPAWIHPEDRELLSDPAKGFSLTPGQDLFGGLTFTEPDDVRELSDGSVLEIAGMAITVDHAPGHTRGSVTFRFAEERVMFSGDLLFAGSIGRSDLPGGDYPTILRSLGRVCLTLPDDTAVLPGHGPQTTIGRERATNPYLAEAAPFAGPTRGL; encoded by the coding sequence GTGCTCATCGACGGCTTTCCCGCCGGGTCTTTGCAGGCCAACTGCTACGTCGCCGCTCCCGCCCCCGGCGAGGAATGCGTGATCGTCGACCCAGGCCAGGACGCCATGGCCGGCGTCGACGCGCTTGTGCGCGAACACCGCCTCAAGCCCGTCGCGGTGCTCCTGACGCACGGCCATCTCGACCACGTGTGGTCGGTCGCGCCGGTGTGCGGGGCGCGCGACGTCCCGGCCTGGATCCACCCCGAGGACCGCGAGCTCCTCAGCGACCCGGCCAAGGGCTTCTCGCTCACGCCCGGCCAGGATCTTTTCGGGGGGCTGACGTTCACCGAGCCGGACGACGTGCGCGAGCTTTCCGACGGTTCGGTGCTGGAGATCGCGGGCATGGCCATCACCGTCGACCACGCGCCCGGGCATACCAGGGGGTCGGTGACGTTCAGGTTCGCGGAGGAGCGTGTGATGTTCTCCGGAGACCTGCTGTTCGCCGGCTCCATCGGACGCAGCGATCTTCCGGGCGGTGACTACCCGACCATTCTGCGCAGCCTGGGCCGTGTGTGCCTGACGCTGCCGGACGACACCGCGGTGCTGCCCGGTCACGGACCACAGACGACGATCGGCCGCGAACGCGCCACCAACCCGTACCTCGCCGAGGCGGCGCCGTTCGCGGGTCCAACCAGGGGACTGTAA
- the hisS gene encoding histidine--tRNA ligase has protein sequence MSFQAPKGVQEYVPPQSATFLAVRAAFSNAAANAGYSYIEVPVFEDTQLFARGVGASTDVVTKEMYTFSDKGGRSITLRPEFTAGVMRSTLEHGLHQGQLPVKLWTTGPAFRYESPQSGRYRQFYQFNLEAIGTEDPAVDAETIAVAWTGYQALGLTQVRLKLNTLGCKQCRPAYRAALQDFLRALDLDEPTRARVEINPLRVLDDKRPEVRAQVENAPLIIDHLCASCKAHHDRVRSLLEDLGVPWEDAPRLVRGLDYYTRTTYEFDHPLLGAQSGIGGGGRYDGLSEDIGGPPLPGIGFAVGVDRIILAVEAENLAQEAPPRVAVFGVPLGEEAARRLFRLVHELRAAGVAADMAFDGKGLKGAMKGADRSGAAYAVILGDRDIAAGTAQVKHLASGDQTAVPLAEIVTTLKERLTK, from the coding sequence ATGAGCTTTCAGGCGCCCAAGGGCGTACAGGAATACGTTCCGCCGCAGTCGGCGACGTTCCTCGCGGTGCGCGCGGCCTTCTCGAACGCGGCCGCCAACGCCGGCTACTCCTACATCGAGGTGCCCGTCTTCGAGGACACCCAGCTGTTCGCGCGCGGCGTCGGCGCGTCCACCGACGTCGTGACCAAAGAGATGTACACCTTCTCGGACAAGGGCGGCCGGTCGATCACGCTGCGGCCCGAGTTCACCGCGGGCGTGATGCGCTCGACGCTGGAGCACGGCCTGCACCAGGGCCAGCTTCCGGTCAAGCTCTGGACCACCGGCCCGGCCTTCCGGTACGAGAGCCCGCAGTCCGGCCGCTACCGCCAGTTCTACCAGTTCAACCTGGAGGCCATCGGCACCGAGGACCCGGCGGTCGACGCCGAGACCATCGCCGTGGCCTGGACGGGCTACCAGGCGCTCGGCCTGACCCAGGTCCGGCTGAAGCTGAACACCCTCGGCTGCAAGCAGTGCCGCCCGGCCTACCGCGCCGCCCTGCAGGACTTCCTGCGCGCGCTGGACCTGGACGAGCCCACCCGGGCGCGCGTCGAGATCAACCCGCTGCGCGTGCTGGACGACAAGCGGCCCGAGGTCAGGGCCCAGGTCGAGAACGCCCCGCTGATCATCGACCACCTGTGCGCGTCCTGCAAGGCCCACCACGACCGGGTGCGCTCCCTGCTCGAAGATCTGGGCGTCCCCTGGGAGGACGCGCCCCGCCTGGTGCGCGGGCTCGACTACTACACCCGCACCACCTACGAGTTCGACCACCCCCTGCTCGGCGCGCAGTCCGGCATCGGCGGCGGGGGACGCTACGACGGCCTCTCCGAGGACATCGGCGGCCCGCCGCTGCCCGGCATCGGCTTCGCCGTCGGCGTCGACCGCATCATCCTCGCCGTCGAGGCCGAGAACCTCGCTCAGGAGGCCCCGCCGCGCGTCGCGGTGTTCGGGGTCCCCCTCGGCGAGGAGGCCGCCAGGCGCCTGTTCAGGCTCGTGCACGAGCTGCGCGCGGCGGGCGTGGCGGCCGACATGGCCTTCGACGGCAAGGGTCTCAAGGGCGCCATGAAGGGCGCCGACCGTTCGGGGGCCGCCTACGCGGTGATCCTCGGCGACCGTGACATCGCCGCCGGGACCGCCCAGGTCAAGCACCTCGCGAGCGGCGACCAGACCGCCGTACCTCTCGCCGAGATCGTCACCACCCTGAAGGAGAGACTGACCAAATGA
- the aspS gene encoding aspartate--tRNA ligase translates to MIRTHTAGSLRKEHAGRQVTLAGWVARRRDHGGVVFIDLRDASGTAQVVFREEDHAHDLRSEYCVRITGEVRARPEGNENPDLPTGEVEVVASEVEVLSESAPLPFPIEGGAGVSEEARLKYRYLDIRRQQVADALRVRSTATYLAHDVMREHGFVYVETPDLTRSTPEGARDFLVPVRLQPGSWYALPQSPQLFKQLLMVGGLERYYQLARCFRDEDLRADRQPEFTQIDVEMSFVDQDDVIALGEALIARVWKETLGYEIPTPLPRLTYREAMTRFGSDKPDLRFGCELVEMTDYFAGTSFRVFQAPYVGAVVMPGGASQTRKELDAWQDWAKSRGARGLAYVLIGQDGELGGPVAKNLTDQERAGLAEAVGAAPGDAVFFAAGAPSASRDLLGAARLEIGRRCGLIDESRWSFLWVVDAPMFEPVLDEVGRQTGWTAVHHPFTGPKPEWADTFQDHPGEALAYAYDMVCNGMEIGGGSIRVHRAEMQQRVFDVLGISKEEAESKFGFLLEAFKYGPPPHGGIAYGWDRVCMLLAGGESIRDVIAFPKTASGFDPLTSAPTPITPEQRKEAGVDARRAPAPGA, encoded by the coding sequence ATGATCCGCACGCACACCGCCGGATCGCTGCGCAAGGAGCACGCCGGCCGGCAGGTGACGCTGGCCGGGTGGGTGGCGCGCCGCCGCGACCACGGCGGCGTGGTCTTCATCGACCTGCGCGACGCCTCGGGCACCGCCCAGGTGGTGTTCCGCGAGGAGGACCACGCGCACGACCTGCGCTCGGAGTACTGCGTCAGGATCACCGGCGAGGTGCGCGCCCGTCCCGAGGGCAACGAGAACCCCGACCTGCCCACCGGCGAGGTCGAGGTCGTCGCCTCGGAGGTCGAGGTGCTGAGCGAGTCCGCGCCGCTGCCGTTCCCCATCGAGGGCGGGGCGGGCGTCTCGGAGGAGGCCCGGCTCAAGTACCGCTACCTCGACATCCGCCGCCAGCAGGTCGCCGACGCGCTGCGCGTGCGCTCCACCGCCACCTACCTGGCCCACGACGTCATGCGCGAGCACGGCTTCGTGTACGTCGAGACCCCCGACCTCACCCGCTCGACCCCCGAGGGCGCCCGCGACTTCCTGGTGCCGGTGCGCCTGCAGCCGGGCTCCTGGTACGCCCTGCCGCAGTCGCCCCAGCTCTTCAAGCAGCTCCTCATGGTGGGCGGGCTGGAGCGCTACTACCAGCTCGCCCGCTGCTTCCGCGACGAGGACCTGCGCGCCGACCGCCAGCCGGAGTTCACCCAGATCGACGTCGAGATGTCGTTCGTCGACCAGGACGACGTGATCGCCCTCGGCGAGGCGCTGATCGCCCGCGTGTGGAAGGAGACCCTGGGCTACGAGATCCCCACGCCGCTGCCCCGGCTCACCTACCGCGAGGCCATGACCCGCTTCGGCTCCGACAAGCCCGACCTGCGCTTCGGCTGCGAGCTGGTCGAGATGACGGACTACTTCGCCGGCACGTCCTTCCGGGTCTTCCAGGCGCCCTACGTCGGCGCCGTGGTCATGCCCGGCGGGGCCTCCCAGACCCGCAAGGAACTGGACGCCTGGCAGGACTGGGCCAAGTCGCGCGGCGCCAGGGGCCTGGCCTACGTCCTCATCGGCCAGGACGGCGAGCTCGGCGGCCCCGTCGCCAAGAACCTCACCGACCAGGAGCGCGCCGGCCTCGCCGAGGCCGTCGGCGCCGCGCCGGGCGACGCGGTGTTCTTCGCCGCGGGCGCGCCCTCGGCCTCGCGGGACCTGCTGGGCGCGGCGCGCCTGGAGATCGGGCGGCGCTGCGGCCTGATCGACGAGTCGCGGTGGAGCTTCCTGTGGGTGGTCGACGCCCCCATGTTCGAGCCGGTGCTCGACGAGGTCGGCCGCCAGACCGGCTGGACGGCCGTGCACCACCCGTTCACCGGCCCCAAGCCCGAGTGGGCCGACACCTTCCAGGACCACCCCGGCGAGGCCCTGGCGTACGCCTACGACATGGTGTGCAACGGCATGGAGATCGGCGGCGGCTCGATCCGTGTCCACCGGGCCGAGATGCAGCAGCGGGTCTTCGACGTGCTCGGCATCTCCAAGGAGGAGGCCGAGAGCAAGTTCGGCTTCCTGCTGGAGGCGTTCAAGTACGGTCCGCCCCCGCACGGCGGCATCGCCTACGGCTGGGACCGCGTCTGCATGCTGCTCGCGGGCGGCGAGTCCATCCGCGACGTCATCGCCTTCCCCAAGACGGCCTCCGGCTTCGACCCCCTGACGAGCGCGCCCACGCCCATCACCCCCGAGCAGCGCAAGGAGGCCGGGGTCGACGCGCGGCGCGCCCCCGCCCCCGGCGCCTGA
- a CDS encoding peptidylprolyl isomerase — translation MDRQTQLAREHRERQEQRGKGGPSSKRNTIIGAVAGVVLVAGGVIAATTLMGGDDKDPGAAPEASPTASASASASPSAGTTAALPGATAAPAATKCTYRKDDSGSPAKSVGTPPAKPDLKAKWMTIDTNQGEIVIQLATQQAPCTVNSFEFLAKKNYFDNTRCHRLATPETVGLGMLQCGDPLAKGDGKTAEDGTGGPGYLFEDENLGGMPLGRGTVAMAQSSEDANSNGSQFWFSFSDENTQLSDQGAAFTPFGVVTKGMDVIDKIAKGGIIPFNGDPMADVRGEGSNAPKLPVIIKDLRISR, via the coding sequence GTGGATCGCCAGACCCAGCTGGCACGGGAGCACCGCGAGCGACAGGAGCAGCGGGGCAAGGGCGGCCCGTCCTCCAAGCGGAACACGATCATCGGCGCCGTCGCGGGCGTCGTCCTCGTCGCGGGCGGCGTCATCGCCGCCACCACCCTCATGGGCGGCGACGACAAGGATCCCGGGGCCGCCCCCGAAGCCTCCCCCACGGCATCGGCTTCGGCCTCGGCCTCCCCCTCCGCCGGGACCACGGCCGCGCTTCCCGGCGCGACCGCCGCGCCGGCGGCCACGAAGTGCACCTACCGGAAGGACGACAGCGGGTCGCCGGCCAAGAGCGTCGGCACGCCGCCCGCCAAGCCCGACCTGAAGGCGAAATGGATGACGATCGACACCAACCAGGGTGAGATCGTGATCCAGCTCGCCACCCAGCAGGCGCCCTGCACGGTCAACTCCTTCGAGTTCCTCGCCAAGAAGAACTACTTCGACAACACGCGGTGCCACCGCCTCGCCACCCCCGAGACCGTCGGGCTCGGCATGCTGCAGTGCGGCGACCCGCTGGCCAAGGGCGACGGCAAGACCGCGGAGGACGGCACCGGCGGCCCGGGCTACCTGTTCGAGGACGAGAACCTGGGCGGCATGCCGCTCGGCCGGGGCACGGTCGCGATGGCCCAGTCCAGCGAGGACGCCAACTCCAACGGCAGCCAGTTCTGGTTCAGCTTCTCCGACGAGAACACCCAGCTGAGCGACCAGGGCGCCGCCTTCACCCCGTTCGGCGTGGTGACCAAGGGCATGGACGTCATCGACAAGATCGCCAAGGGCGGCATCATCCCCTTCAACGGCGACCCCATGGCCGACGTGCGCGGCGAGGGCTCCAACGCCCCCAAGCTGCCCGTCATCATCAAGGACCTGCGGATCAGCCGCTGA
- a CDS encoding DUF2231 domain-containing protein produces the protein MFEEVLGLPAHPLIVHTAVIFIPLLAVGSVVYGVVPRWRPALGWAVAALGVAAPLTAFAARQSGEAFQERLFSGGAPEGAMAQRIQEHESFALPLLLTSIGLGAVALLLVYSAARLGKTATTVLSVLTVPLALAAGFYVLRAGHTGATAVWGG, from the coding sequence ATGTTCGAAGAGGTCCTCGGCCTGCCCGCCCACCCGCTGATCGTGCACACCGCGGTGATCTTCATTCCGCTGCTCGCGGTCGGCTCGGTGGTCTACGGAGTGGTCCCGCGCTGGCGGCCCGCCCTCGGCTGGGCCGTGGCGGCGCTGGGCGTGGCCGCCCCCCTGACCGCGTTCGCCGCCCGCCAGAGCGGCGAGGCCTTCCAGGAGCGGCTCTTCTCCGGCGGCGCGCCCGAAGGCGCGATGGCCCAGCGGATCCAGGAGCACGAGAGCTTCGCCCTGCCCCTGCTGCTGACCTCCATCGGGCTCGGCGCGGTCGCGCTCCTGCTGGTGTACTCCGCCGCCAGGCTCGGCAAGACCGCCACCACGGTCCTGTCCGTCCTCACCGTCCCGCTCGCCCTGGCCGCCGGGTTCTACGTCCTGCGCGCCGGCCACACCGGCGCCACCGCCGTCTGGGGCGGCTGA
- a CDS encoding replication-associated recombination protein A, with amino-acid sequence MESLFDAAAEEAHKSQEPLAVRMRPKTLDEVIGQRHLLGPGTPLRRLVESDAPMSLFLWGPPGTGKTTLAYVVAGVTARRFVEVSAVSAGVKEVRAAIEQARAELGMSGRQTVLFVDEVHRFNKAQQDALLPAVENRWVTFIGATTENPFFSVISPLLSRSLLLTLESLSEDDVRAVLERAARDPRGLGGRVTLTAPALDHLVRLAGGDARRSLTYLEAAALLVPDGEITVETVEKAVDKAAVRYDRQGDQHYDVVSAFIKSMRGSDADAALHYLARMIEAGEDPRFIARRVMIFASEDVGMADPTCLQVAVAAAQAVQMVGLPEGRLNLAQAVIHCALAPKSNAVIKAIGAAADDVRRGLIGQIPGHLRDAHYPGAAKLGHGKGYQYPHDFEHGLVRQEYAPEPIRDRRYYEPTRHGSEQHFADRWSKIREFLRGGP; translated from the coding sequence GTGGAGAGTTTGTTCGACGCGGCGGCCGAGGAGGCGCACAAGAGCCAGGAGCCCCTGGCGGTGCGCATGCGGCCGAAGACGCTCGACGAGGTCATCGGGCAGCGCCACCTTCTCGGGCCCGGTACGCCCCTGCGCCGGCTCGTCGAGAGCGACGCGCCCATGTCCCTGTTCCTGTGGGGCCCGCCCGGCACGGGCAAGACCACGCTCGCCTACGTCGTCGCCGGCGTCACCGCCCGGCGCTTCGTCGAGGTCTCCGCGGTGTCCGCCGGCGTCAAGGAGGTCCGCGCGGCCATCGAGCAGGCCAGGGCCGAGCTCGGCATGAGCGGACGCCAGACCGTCCTGTTCGTCGACGAGGTGCACCGCTTCAACAAGGCCCAGCAGGACGCCCTGCTGCCCGCCGTCGAGAACCGCTGGGTGACCTTCATCGGGGCCACCACCGAGAACCCCTTCTTCTCGGTGATCTCCCCGCTCCTGTCGCGCTCCCTGCTGCTGACCCTGGAGTCCCTGTCGGAGGACGACGTGCGCGCCGTCCTGGAGCGCGCCGCGCGCGACCCGCGCGGGCTCGGCGGCCGGGTGACCCTGACCGCGCCCGCGCTGGACCATCTCGTGCGGCTGGCCGGCGGAGACGCGCGCCGCTCGCTCACCTACCTGGAGGCCGCCGCGCTGCTCGTCCCCGACGGCGAGATCACCGTCGAGACCGTCGAGAAGGCCGTCGACAAGGCCGCCGTCCGCTACGACAGGCAGGGCGACCAGCACTACGACGTCGTCAGCGCGTTCATCAAGAGCATGCGCGGCTCCGACGCCGACGCCGCGCTCCACTACCTCGCCCGCATGATCGAGGCGGGGGAGGACCCGCGGTTCATCGCGCGCCGCGTCATGATCTTCGCCTCCGAGGACGTCGGCATGGCCGACCCGACCTGCCTGCAGGTCGCCGTGGCCGCCGCCCAGGCCGTCCAGATGGTGGGCCTGCCCGAGGGACGGCTCAACCTCGCCCAGGCCGTGATCCACTGCGCGCTCGCGCCCAAGTCCAACGCCGTCATCAAGGCCATCGGCGCCGCCGCCGACGACGTCAGGCGCGGGCTGATCGGCCAGATCCCCGGCCACCTGCGCGACGCCCACTACCCCGGCGCCGCCAAGCTCGGGCACGGCAAGGGCTACCAGTACCCCCACGACTTCGAGCACGGGCTGGTCCGCCAGGAGTACGCGCCCGAGCCGATCCGCGACCGCCGCTACTACGAGCCCACCCGGCACGGCAGCGAGCAACACTTCGCCGACCGCTGGTCCAAGATCAGGGAGTTCCTCCGCGGCGGCCCGTGA
- a CDS encoding DUF948 domain-containing protein: MLTAGEVAGLIVAMFWAILVCFLAVVLVRLAKLLTQTTKLMADLNDRVIPLLDDVSLTVAEANRQLVAVEAIAGDMKQVSGNMVKVTGVASTFFAKPLIKASALAHGVRRAVSARRAPRPSLEGRRRA; the protein is encoded by the coding sequence ATGCTTACCGCCGGAGAGGTCGCCGGCCTCATCGTCGCCATGTTCTGGGCGATACTGGTCTGCTTTCTCGCAGTCGTCCTGGTCAGGCTGGCCAAACTGCTGACGCAGACCACCAAGCTGATGGCCGACCTCAACGACCGGGTCATCCCCCTGCTCGACGACGTCAGCCTCACCGTCGCCGAGGCGAACCGGCAGCTCGTCGCGGTCGAGGCCATCGCGGGCGACATGAAGCAGGTCAGCGGCAACATGGTCAAGGTCACCGGAGTCGCCTCCACGTTCTTCGCCAAGCCGCTGATCAAGGCTTCGGCCCTGGCGCACGGCGTGCGCCGCGCCGTGAGCGCGCGCCGCGCCCCCCGGCCCTCCCTCGAAGGGCGGCGGCGCGCATGA